A window of Hyperolius riggenbachi isolate aHypRig1 chromosome 1, aHypRig1.pri, whole genome shotgun sequence contains these coding sequences:
- the LOC137551931 gene encoding uncharacterized protein isoform X1, translating to MATHVLETTGDIQSEDVVLLLEPIPLEESFVAEDTPLKLDYDLDQDIEGHDFHLHLSSDSNDTIKIPSPGSEQEIAAADSPQSRESAAATTGSLESAHGSPASRAESTGATTPPHGGSRPYSRASYNADQWHSRQFLQAQNEYRGLMENQLRLIHNDLGNINATSQELGVTLQQVATVGAAQKQLLAQLVDRQDRQNVVLGRMARVGENLNIILGRLADGVDRHNVTHARMADAIENNNELLRQILNK from the exons ATGGCAACACATGTTTTGGAAACTACTG GTGACATTCAGTCGGAAgatgtggtgctgctgctggagccGATACCTCTGgaagaaagctttgttg CTGAAGATACACCACTTAAACTAGATTATGATCTAGATcaggacattgaagggcatgattTTCACCTGCACCTCTCTTCCGACTCCAATGACACCATTAAAATTCCCTCACCAGGTTCGGAGCAAGAAATTGCTGCTGCCGACTCACCACAGTCACGTGAAAGTGCTGCTGCAACAACAGGGTCACTGGAAAGTGCACATGGATCGCCAGCTTCACGGGCAGAAAGtacaggagcaacaacaccaccACACGGAGGTTCCCGGCCATATTCACGGGCCAGTTATAATGCTGACCAGTGGCACTCGAGACAATTTCTGCAGGCCCAAAATGAATATCGAGGCCTCATGGAGAACCAGCTGAGGCTAATTCATAATGATTTGGGCAACATCAATGCCACTAGTCAGGAGCTGGGGGTCACGTTACAGCAGGTGGCCACTGTGGGTGCGGCCCAAAAACAGTTATTGGCCCAACTGGTTGACAGGCAAGACCGCCAAAATGTTGTTTTAGGCAGAATGGCACGAGTAGGCGAAAACCTTAATATAATTTTAGGGCGTTTGGCTGATGGCGTAGACCGCCACAATGTTACACATGCCAGAATGGCAGATGCGatagaaaataacaatgaattgcTGCGGCAAATATTAAATAAATGA
- the LOC137551931 gene encoding uncharacterized protein isoform X2, with product MATHVLETTGDIQSEDVVLLLEPIPLEESFVGSEQEIAAADSPQSRESAAATTGSLESAHGSPASRAESTGATTPPHGGSRPYSRASYNADQWHSRQFLQAQNEYRGLMENQLRLIHNDLGNINATSQELGVTLQQVATVGAAQKQLLAQLVDRQDRQNVVLGRMARVGENLNIILGRLADGVDRHNVTHARMADAIENNNELLRQILNK from the exons ATGGCAACACATGTTTTGGAAACTACTG GTGACATTCAGTCGGAAgatgtggtgctgctgctggagccGATACCTCTGgaagaaagctttgttg GTTCGGAGCAAGAAATTGCTGCTGCCGACTCACCACAGTCACGTGAAAGTGCTGCTGCAACAACAGGGTCACTGGAAAGTGCACATGGATCGCCAGCTTCACGGGCAGAAAGtacaggagcaacaacaccaccACACGGAGGTTCCCGGCCATATTCACGGGCCAGTTATAATGCTGACCAGTGGCACTCGAGACAATTTCTGCAGGCCCAAAATGAATATCGAGGCCTCATGGAGAACCAGCTGAGGCTAATTCATAATGATTTGGGCAACATCAATGCCACTAGTCAGGAGCTGGGGGTCACGTTACAGCAGGTGGCCACTGTGGGTGCGGCCCAAAAACAGTTATTGGCCCAACTGGTTGACAGGCAAGACCGCCAAAATGTTGTTTTAGGCAGAATGGCACGAGTAGGCGAAAACCTTAATATAATTTTAGGGCGTTTGGCTGATGGCGTAGACCGCCACAATGTTACACATGCCAGAATGGCAGATGCGatagaaaataacaatgaattgcTGCGGCAAATATTAAATAAATGA